Proteins from one Desulfuribacillus alkaliarsenatis genomic window:
- the rlmD gene encoding 23S rRNA (uracil(1939)-C(5))-methyltransferase RlmD, with protein sequence MNRQIPVQKNQTIELHIHTLGHDGQGIGRYEDFTVFVPEALPGEYIQAKIIKVQKNYAVGKLLEISDNKTASLRVDPLCGIAKRCGGCQLQHMDYQAQLLFKQQLVIDNLERIGKFKDIQVHPTIGMENPWSYRNKAQVPIGSTDSEAGLISGFYAAKSHEIIPFDSCAIQHSQNDELVLAVRKIAEKYGVSAYNEKLHKGLLRHIVVRTAFTTNEVMVVIVVNGKSMPHQDKIINEIATLSANIKSICLSINTKKTNVIFGEQTKVLYGSDKIFDYIGDIRFGISARSFYQVNPVQTEVLYTKALEYAALTGKETVIDAYCGIGTITLFLAQKAKKVYGVEIVPEAIEDAKYNAEINGITNVEFAVAKAEDWIPKLSIRPEVIVVDPPRKGCDQALLDTIIDMRPKRVVYVSCNPSTLARDLRILADGGYELKEVQPVDMFPHTTHVECVVLMSRVDK encoded by the coding sequence AGGAGAATACATACAAGCAAAGATTATAAAAGTTCAAAAAAATTATGCGGTTGGAAAGTTACTAGAGATCTCTGATAATAAAACAGCCTCATTAAGAGTTGACCCACTATGCGGAATTGCAAAGCGGTGCGGAGGGTGTCAATTACAGCATATGGACTATCAAGCTCAACTCTTGTTCAAGCAGCAACTTGTTATAGATAATCTAGAGAGAATCGGGAAATTTAAGGACATTCAAGTTCATCCGACAATCGGAATGGAAAATCCATGGAGCTATCGGAACAAAGCTCAGGTTCCTATAGGCTCTACTGATTCTGAGGCTGGTCTAATCAGTGGATTTTATGCTGCTAAAAGCCATGAAATTATACCCTTTGATAGCTGTGCAATCCAGCATTCACAAAACGACGAGCTTGTACTTGCCGTGAGAAAAATCGCTGAGAAATATGGTGTTTCGGCATATAATGAGAAGCTACACAAAGGCTTGTTAAGACATATTGTTGTTCGAACTGCTTTTACGACCAATGAAGTAATGGTTGTCATAGTCGTTAATGGGAAATCAATGCCGCATCAAGATAAGATTATAAATGAAATTGCTACTTTGTCAGCAAACATAAAAAGCATATGCTTAAGTATTAATACGAAGAAAACGAACGTAATCTTTGGTGAGCAAACGAAGGTACTATATGGATCTGATAAAATATTTGACTACATTGGAGATATTCGTTTTGGCATCTCGGCAAGATCTTTCTATCAGGTCAATCCAGTTCAGACGGAAGTTTTATATACAAAAGCATTAGAATACGCGGCGCTTACGGGGAAAGAAACAGTTATTGACGCCTATTGTGGTATAGGGACTATCACTTTGTTTCTTGCACAAAAAGCAAAGAAAGTCTACGGTGTTGAAATTGTCCCAGAAGCAATTGAAGACGCTAAATATAATGCAGAAATCAACGGCATAACCAATGTGGAATTTGCCGTAGCTAAGGCGGAAGATTGGATTCCTAAGCTATCCATTCGTCCAGAAGTCATAGTGGTTGACCCACCTAGAAAGGGCTGCGACCAAGCTTTACTAGATACAATTATAGATATGAGACCAAAGCGAGTCGTCTATGTTTCCTGTAATCCTAGCACATTAGCAAGAGATTTACGGATTTTAGCAGATGGCGGGTATGAGCTTAAAGAGGTGCAACCAGTTGATATGTTCCCACATACCACACATGTGGAGTGCGTAGTCTTGATGTCAAGGGTAGATAAATAG